A single genomic interval of Leptospira semungkisensis harbors:
- the lptE gene encoding LPS assembly lipoprotein LptE, which yields MRFFSCLLLVFFFGCTYFTREPGNPPKINGIPIPDEKRTVYIQNFRNNSYGIAMHTQLSDLVKQEINYRGRFIQTREKSQAAYRIYGEISHYQQVGALLDQGGQQLSREMTVICRVELQKAGGEKIPLERTEIPARIIYSDQVGYIETEGQAQTRLLKILAVRVAEELERAWYYSIAGKVDGDDED from the coding sequence ATGCGGTTTTTTTCCTGCCTTTTACTCGTCTTTTTCTTCGGCTGCACTTATTTTACCAGAGAGCCCGGGAACCCTCCTAAGATAAACGGGATCCCCATCCCTGACGAAAAGCGTACCGTTTATATTCAGAACTTTCGGAATAATTCCTACGGGATCGCTATGCATACCCAACTTTCGGATCTAGTAAAGCAAGAGATCAATTATCGGGGAAGATTCATCCAAACCAGGGAAAAGTCCCAGGCAGCATATCGCATTTATGGAGAGATCAGTCATTACCAACAAGTCGGTGCTCTTTTGGACCAAGGGGGGCAGCAGTTGAGTAGAGAAATGACTGTGATCTGCCGGGTTGAATTGCAGAAGGCTGGGGGAGAAAAAATTCCCTTAGAAAGAACTGAGATCCCTGCCAGAATCATCTATTCTGATCAGGTCGGTTATATAGAAACAGAAGGCCAGGCCCAGACCCGACTTCTTAAGATTTTAGCAGTTCGGGTCGCGGAAGAATTGGAAAGAGCCTGGTATTATTCCATTGCCGGTAAGGTAGATGGAGACGATGAGGACTGA
- a CDS encoding Fur family transcriptional regulator has protein sequence MNRDREAEILNTVDDSIRMEMKTFSDYLQKKGLKITSQRMLVAERIFSLHNHFTAEGLLEEFKDQRDKISKATIYRILSIMVEAKLLQEHNFGQDYKYYEHIIGHTHHDHIICRDCGRIVEFVDERIEQLQEQAAASNGFKITGHSLNIYGTCLDPNCPNRK, from the coding sequence ATGAACAGAGATAGAGAAGCTGAAATTCTGAATACCGTAGACGATTCCATTCGAATGGAAATGAAGACTTTTTCGGATTATCTTCAGAAGAAGGGTCTGAAAATTACCAGCCAGAGGATGCTTGTCGCTGAGCGCATCTTTTCTCTTCACAATCACTTCACTGCAGAAGGTTTGCTCGAAGAATTTAAGGACCAAAGAGATAAGATCTCTAAGGCAACGATCTATCGGATCCTTTCTATCATGGTTGAGGCCAAGCTATTGCAAGAGCATAACTTCGGCCAAGATTATAAATACTACGAACATATCATAGGCCATACTCATCACGACCATATTATCTGCAGAGACTGCGGAAGGATTGTAGAATTTGTGGATGAGAGGATCGAACAATTGCAAGAGCAAGCTGCTGCGAGCAACGGTTTCAAGATCACCGGGCATAGCCTGAATATTTATGGCACCTGTTTGGATCCGAATTGTCCCAACAGAAAATGA
- a CDS encoding TMEM175 family protein: protein MLQKHTHYNQLAGQKIQRSEAIADGIFAVALTLLVLDIRVPLKEAIHSEADLCFALIALAPKFLSYLLSFVTLGIFWMAHTVQYTFIVRSDRHLTWLSILYLLFVSLLPFSTSLLSEYMHYKMAIGIYWLNIFALGATVYLHWRYAYKKDFLDPEIPNKAEVNHAQTRRILTAQTMYAIAAALCFINNYLSVLVTFAIQLNYAIAPRFKNKKL, encoded by the coding sequence ATGCTTCAAAAACATACTCACTATAACCAACTCGCAGGACAAAAGATCCAAAGAAGCGAAGCGATCGCCGACGGAATCTTTGCAGTTGCATTGACTCTCTTGGTCTTGGACATACGGGTTCCATTAAAGGAAGCAATCCACTCCGAAGCGGATCTATGTTTTGCTCTGATTGCATTAGCACCTAAATTTTTGTCCTATCTCTTAAGTTTCGTGACTCTTGGGATCTTCTGGATGGCTCATACCGTGCAGTACACGTTTATTGTAAGAAGCGATCGGCATCTCACCTGGCTTTCCATTCTGTATTTATTATTCGTTTCCTTGCTGCCCTTCTCCACTTCTCTATTAAGCGAATACATGCATTATAAAATGGCGATCGGGATCTATTGGCTAAATATTTTTGCGTTAGGAGCTACGGTTTATCTGCATTGGAGATATGCTTATAAAAAGGATTTTCTCGATCCGGAAATCCCGAACAAGGCAGAAGTCAATCATGCCCAAACCCGTCGAATCCTTACTGCACAGACAATGTATGCGATTGCAGCAGCTCTCTGCTTTATTAATAATTATTTAAGTGTCTTGGTTACCTTTGCGATCCAATTAAATTATGCGATCGCTCCCAGATTTAAGAATAAGAAACTATAG
- a CDS encoding M23 family peptidase encodes MGKSFQQKGRHSIFLLSIFGLSIFFPLREARTGETGAKLSSLSPPSATGVPTNKKNVWDDLNPEVLNDLNQLGFPMELETPISGSYAEYRVHHLHMGCDFKTFHANGISAISPVSGFVDSIGQSTKGYGTNIVLKSSSSNLKAKFAHLLDFKGYRKDLELLREALALLSGGEFQVKLAGSQYPIPKGEAVARLGESGTGVSHLHFELHLPSGTLNPLSYLPLRGKDQYPPELLLLYVDSEDGTQLRLPLEKKAEGQYRLPEGQKLNLGGGVRFRIGAYDQMTSRNKNNLFFAGLYQGDTSLYERSFQGMSYEEARAHQDIFDSNRSSLNPPVYVYNLFPPKGPSVDLKLHPVGATVSLTLKASDHAGNQSILPLEIEVGAPGTKKSSITKTEFTSPDGLLKIKTPAKTTYGQGALSFKKIPALTEELKLPQGLQSKSSIYELESSDLSWVGEAELTWKGINLGRKDGIYIYDRAAKRWSALKQKGQSAMLTRLGALAVLTDDARPTITHPYLITRHRRVKGAEEEGWEERLYSLTDVGSGYAGGAEVLLEGEAYPGEFDSDRKMLIVKIPKTFSSWKRNLLLQIRIKDRAGNISDWFTDLIRF; translated from the coding sequence ATGGGAAAATCTTTCCAACAGAAAGGCAGGCATTCAATTTTCCTCCTCTCGATCTTTGGTCTTTCGATCTTCTTTCCTTTGAGGGAAGCAAGAACAGGAGAAACGGGAGCAAAACTCTCCTCGCTCTCTCCTCCTTCCGCTACTGGAGTTCCTACAAACAAGAAGAATGTATGGGATGATCTGAATCCGGAAGTTCTGAACGATCTGAATCAGTTGGGATTTCCTATGGAATTAGAAACTCCTATCTCCGGTTCTTATGCGGAATACAGAGTGCATCACTTGCATATGGGCTGTGATTTCAAGACTTTTCATGCAAACGGGATCTCTGCGATCTCTCCCGTAAGTGGATTTGTAGATTCTATCGGGCAGTCCACAAAAGGCTACGGCACAAATATCGTTTTAAAGTCTTCTTCTTCTAATCTGAAAGCAAAGTTTGCTCACCTGCTCGACTTCAAAGGATATAGAAAGGATCTGGAATTACTGAGAGAGGCCTTGGCTCTTTTGAGCGGCGGGGAATTTCAAGTAAAACTTGCAGGAAGCCAGTATCCTATTCCTAAGGGAGAAGCTGTTGCAAGATTAGGAGAATCAGGAACTGGGGTCAGCCATCTTCATTTCGAATTGCATCTTCCCAGTGGGACCTTGAATCCTCTTTCCTATCTTCCTTTACGGGGGAAGGATCAGTATCCGCCTGAGTTACTACTGCTCTATGTAGATTCTGAAGACGGAACCCAACTTAGATTACCTTTGGAGAAGAAGGCAGAAGGTCAATATAGACTTCCGGAAGGACAGAAACTGAATTTGGGAGGAGGAGTTCGATTCAGGATCGGTGCCTATGACCAGATGACGTCCCGCAATAAAAATAATCTATTCTTTGCAGGACTCTACCAAGGAGATACTTCTTTGTATGAAAGGTCTTTCCAAGGAATGAGTTACGAAGAAGCAAGAGCTCATCAAGATATATTCGATTCCAATCGCTCTTCTTTAAATCCTCCTGTTTATGTTTACAATCTCTTTCCACCCAAAGGACCGAGCGTAGATCTAAAATTACATCCGGTTGGGGCAACAGTCTCTCTAACCCTCAAGGCATCCGATCACGCAGGAAATCAGTCCATTCTTCCCTTGGAGATAGAAGTGGGAGCTCCGGGAACAAAGAAATCCTCCATTACAAAAACTGAATTTACTTCTCCGGATGGACTTCTCAAGATCAAGACTCCAGCAAAAACTACCTACGGACAAGGAGCCCTCAGTTTCAAAAAGATTCCTGCATTAACCGAAGAATTGAAGCTTCCACAAGGGTTGCAGTCCAAGTCCTCTATTTACGAATTAGAATCCTCCGATCTTTCCTGGGTGGGAGAAGCGGAACTGACTTGGAAAGGGATCAATTTGGGAAGAAAGGATGGGATCTATATTTACGACAGAGCTGCGAAACGGTGGTCTGCACTTAAGCAAAAGGGACAGTCAGCCATGTTGACTAGACTGGGAGCCTTGGCAGTACTCACAGACGATGCTCGTCCTACGATCACTCATCCGTATCTAATCACCAGACATAGAAGAGTCAAAGGCGCAGAAGAAGAAGGTTGGGAAGAAAGATTATATTCTCTTACTGATGTCGGCTCGGGATACGCAGGAGGAGCTGAAGTATTGCTCGAAGGAGAAGCTTATCCTGGCGAATTTGATTCAGATAGAAAAATGCTTATCGTAAAGATCCCTAAAACGTTCTCTTCTTGGAAAAGAAATCTTTTACTACAAATTAGGATCAAGGATAGAGCCGGAAATATTTCGGATTGGTTTACGGACCTGATCCGTTTTTAA
- the tgt gene encoding tRNA guanosine(34) transglycosylase Tgt — MIFRPGISDPNSHARTGSLDLNGIEIPTPVFMPVGTRGAVKSLDSDDLDELGFELILGNTYHLYLRPGMDVLQKFGGLKNFVSYNKALLTDSGGFQVFSLNSLVKFKKEGVEFRSHIDGSPHFFTPEKVIDIQRAIGSDIMMVLDDCPPGDADTARIKESLDRTHRWAEAAVSYWEKDKGKQNLFGIFQGGTNLDLRLESLSKIASLPFSGIAIGGLSVGEPRPDFIRTMEGIAPHTDKSRPLYLMGVGTVPDILEGVRNGVDMFDCVLPTRNARNGQVFTSRGKMNLRNEKWKFSDEPMDPECECRVCKRYSVGYIRHLHHVKELSAFSLSTYHNLSFMKKFMKELRLSIEVGKFSEFFFKWKNLYERPEISR; from the coding sequence ATGATTTTCCGTCCTGGAATTTCTGATCCAAATTCTCACGCAAGAACCGGAAGCTTAGATCTAAACGGAATCGAAATCCCGACACCGGTCTTTATGCCGGTAGGAACAAGAGGCGCTGTTAAGTCCCTGGATTCGGACGATCTGGACGAGTTAGGCTTCGAACTTATTCTCGGAAACACATACCATCTCTATCTTCGCCCCGGAATGGACGTGCTCCAAAAATTCGGCGGGCTCAAGAATTTCGTTTCTTACAACAAGGCTCTTCTCACAGACAGCGGAGGCTTTCAGGTATTCAGTCTGAATTCTCTCGTGAAATTCAAGAAGGAAGGTGTCGAGTTCAGATCCCATATTGATGGCAGTCCTCATTTTTTCACACCGGAGAAGGTGATCGATATCCAAAGAGCGATCGGTTCCGACATTATGATGGTGTTAGATGATTGCCCTCCGGGTGACGCGGACACCGCTCGGATCAAAGAATCTCTGGATCGCACTCATCGATGGGCGGAGGCGGCTGTTTCTTATTGGGAGAAGGATAAGGGAAAACAAAACTTATTCGGTATCTTCCAAGGTGGAACGAATTTGGATCTAAGATTGGAGAGTCTTTCTAAGATTGCCTCTCTTCCTTTTTCGGGAATTGCGATCGGTGGACTCTCAGTGGGAGAGCCTCGCCCTGATTTCATCCGCACCATGGAAGGAATTGCTCCTCACACCGACAAATCCAGACCACTTTATCTCATGGGAGTGGGAACCGTTCCTGATATTTTAGAAGGAGTTCGCAACGGAGTCGACATGTTTGACTGTGTTCTTCCGACGCGCAACGCTAGAAACGGTCAAGTCTTCACCTCGAGAGGAAAAATGAATCTCAGAAATGAGAAATGGAAGTTTTCCGACGAGCCGATGGACCCGGAATGCGAGTGCAGAGTGTGCAAAAGATACAGTGTTGGATATATTCGTCACCTGCATCATGTGAAAGAACTGAGTGCTTTCTCCTTGAGTACGTACCACAATCTGAGTTTTATGAAAAAGTTCATGAAAGAGTTAAGGCTTTCGATCGAAGTTGGAAAATTCAGCGAGTTTTTCTTTAAATGGAAAAATTTGTACGAAAGACCGGAAATTTCTCGTTGA
- a CDS encoding STAS domain-containing protein, translated as MEITRRESGNIVILDINGEIDLYNAPEIKDVIAKLIEEQKYYTIINLEKVSYIDSSGIGALISSLSNLKKYQGGLKIINVAGSVRKVFELTKLTSFFEIFDNEPDAVAAFK; from the coding sequence ATGGAAATCACCAGAAGGGAAAGCGGTAACATCGTAATTCTGGACATTAACGGGGAGATCGATTTATATAACGCCCCTGAAATTAAGGATGTGATCGCAAAGCTCATTGAAGAGCAGAAATATTACACGATTATTAACCTGGAAAAGGTTTCATACATTGACTCTTCCGGAATCGGAGCTTTGATTTCCAGCCTCTCTAATTTAAAGAAATATCAGGGTGGCCTTAAAATCATAAACGTTGCTGGTTCCGTAAGAAAGGTATTTGAATTAACCAAATTAACATCCTTCTTCGAGATCTTTGATAACGAGCCGGATGCTGTCGCTGCCTTTAAATAA